The following are from one region of the Cupriavidus sp. D39 genome:
- a CDS encoding enoyl-CoA hydratase/isomerase family protein — MTQGTELIHPDQQRLQQLDGFSVEINAARERADIILHRPPYNVIAMAARDQLRAVIEALDADERVRVIVLRSQGEHFSSGGDIKGFLEASPEHVSQLAWNVAAPARCSKPVIAANRGYCFGVGFELSLACDFRIATETTQYALPEQKLGQIPGSGGSARLQKMVGIGRTKDIVMRSRRISGKEAYEWGIAVECVADAELEAATDALVDELRGFSPLAQRTAKKLLNDTEDAPLSIAIELEGHCYSRLRSSDDFREGVEAFHGKRKPAFRGN; from the coding sequence ATGACCCAGGGAACCGAACTGATCCATCCCGACCAGCAACGCCTGCAACAGCTCGACGGCTTCTCCGTGGAGATCAATGCCGCGCGCGAGCGCGCGGACATCATCCTGCACCGTCCGCCGTACAACGTGATCGCCATGGCGGCGCGCGACCAGCTGCGCGCCGTCATCGAAGCACTGGATGCCGACGAGCGCGTGCGCGTGATCGTGCTGCGCTCGCAGGGCGAGCATTTCTCCAGCGGCGGCGATATCAAGGGCTTCCTGGAGGCCTCGCCCGAGCACGTCTCGCAGTTGGCCTGGAACGTGGCGGCGCCGGCGCGCTGCAGCAAGCCGGTGATTGCCGCCAACCGCGGCTATTGCTTCGGCGTGGGCTTTGAGCTGTCGCTGGCCTGCGACTTCCGCATCGCCACCGAGACCACGCAGTACGCGCTGCCGGAGCAGAAGCTCGGGCAAATCCCTGGCTCGGGCGGCTCGGCGCGCCTGCAGAAGATGGTAGGCATCGGCCGCACCAAGGACATCGTGATGCGCTCGCGCCGTATCTCGGGCAAAGAAGCCTACGAGTGGGGCATCGCGGTGGAATGCGTGGCCGACGCCGAGCTGGAAGCCGCCACCGATGCGCTGGTCGACGAACTGCGCGGCTTCTCGCCGCTGGCGCAGCGCACCGCCAAGAAGCTGCTCAACGACACCGAGGACGCGCCGCTGTCGATCGCCATCGAGCTGGAAGGGCATTGCTATAGCCGCCTGCGCAGCTCGGACGATTTCCGCGAAGGCGTGGAAGCCTTCCACGGCAAGCGCAAGCCGGCGTTCCGCGGCAACTGA